In one window of Solanum pennellii chromosome 2, SPENNV200 DNA:
- the LOC107011951 gene encoding probable DNA-3-methyladenine glycosylase 2 — protein MSEQTQTPPQPLPTSSDSTLVSNSPVDLPPNPSNPSKIPIRPQKIRKLSSTPSSNGKTPETAVPSASSATSGAITVTKNRRKTAPKSSRVLPQIIKPLSADGEIDNALQHLRSVDPLLVSLIDTLPSPQFELHHSAFLALSKSILYQQLAYKAGTSIYTRFVSLCGGEDAVCPDIVLALSPQQLKQVGISGRKASYLHDLANKYKSGILSDETLVKMDDRSLFAMLSMVKGIGSWSVHMFMIFSLHRPDILPVSDLGVRKGVQLLYGLEELPRPSQMEQLCDKWKPYRSAGAWYMWRLVEGKGTPTIAAAPIDGGNVQALQQFPVEQETQQHQLQLLEPINGIENLGACIWSQ, from the coding sequence ATGAGTGAACAGACGCAAACTCCACCTCAACCTCTACCCACTTCTTCTGATTCCACCCTTGTATCGAACTCTCCAGTTGATCTTCCACCAAACCCCTCTAACCCTTCCAAAATCCCAATTCGACCACAGAAAATCCGAAAACTCTCTTCCACCCCATCCTCCAATGGGAAAACCCCGGAAACCGCCGTACCATCAGCATCCAGTGCAACCAGCGGAGCGATTACCGTAACGAAGAATCGTCGGAAGACTGCACCGAAATCATCAAGGGTTTTGCCCCAAATCATCAAACCCTTATCAGCTGATGGAGAGATTGACAATGCACTGCAGCATCTACGTTCTGTGGACCCTCTTCTTGTTTCCTTAATCGATACACTTCCTTCCCCGCAATTTGAGTTGCACCATTCTGCGTTTTTAGCTCTTAGCAAGAGCATTCTTTATCAGCAACTAGCTTATAAAGCAGGCACCTCAATCTACACTCGCTTTGTGTCCCTTTGTGGAGGAGAGGACGCTGTTTGCCCTGACATTGTCCTCGCTCTATCTCCTCAACAGCTCAAGCAAGTAGGAATCTCAGGGCGGAAGGCTAGTTATCTCCATGACTTGGCAAACAAGTATAAAAGTGGGATTTTGTCTGATGAAACTCTTGTAAAGATGGATGATAGGTCATTGTTTGCCATGCTTTCAATGGTGAAGGGTATTGGTTCTTGGTCAGTGCATATGTTCATGATCTTTTCACTTCATAGACCAGATATTTTGCCTGTTAGTGACTTGGGGGTCAGGAAAGGTGTGCAATTGCTGTATGGACTGGAGGAACTGCCAAGGCCGTCGCAGATGGAGCAATTATGTGACAAATGGAAGCCATATAGATCTGCAGGGGCATGGTATATGTGGCGGTTAGTGGAAGGGAAAGGGACTCCAACTATTGCAGCAGCACCAATTGATGGTGGTAATGTGCAGGCATTGCAGCAATTTCCGGTGGAACAGGAGACACAGCAACATCAACTGCAGCTTCTCGAGCCAATTAATGGCATCGAAAATCTTGG